tttgcctgcagagaattaatttgcctacattggagatagactccatattttagtgtcaacggacattattacggcaaagctgtgacgggctggattccttgctggacattatacacgttataaagtgaatcagcattcaacgcatcgactggacgtggtcgtcataacgttggattctgcacatttcgctgtggacctataccctggatttataacgtggattattgcaaccagtgcctctggatcattcatttgtgcatcaaaCATCGTAGTTGGACATCACCAGGGgactatatgaagagtttgtttgcaaaaaccgataagtccatatttgccaaatggggatatttgcgattaaaggtcaagaaaaataaggagaataataaaaaaaaaattgcttcatttgaccataacttaaaaaatatacctttatatgtagtgaccaatatatcatttaaaaggtattgttttgttctttatgacagagattgtacttcaaaatcttcaaaaatggacttatcggtttttgcaaacaaatccTTCATATGGACCTTGTGAGTTAAGATGTGGATGtaatacgtgtaagtgattccactaccgatttataattgtgtctattgatcattattgtactgatgtgaaaaccgattacgagtctgtacccacaatatcagtgttcataaaccgcctgaacattacttgattgtttcttttgtgcgatcattctcagattgattttggtcgtaacaaaattgggggcttgtgtccgggaagtgaatttaaagccaaaacttagaatttggaacgttccggaatccagaatattggtacagacaaaataccagtgagttgattgttcaattgtacattgtgtgcagtacattgtgacaatgtcaatcagtacaatggatgttcaggcatttgttcagaggacagatttgtccctcaaagatttgcaaaggttacgcaaatgtgatttgactgccattgcacagcatttaaacGTAGATGTTCCAgaaggtgtaagaaaggcagagattcttgacttagtagctggtcacatggagctcaaagaagaaattgacacttcAGATCAATCTCAAATGtcagatcaaacacggcttgagcttgctaaattggaaatgaaggagagagaaagagcaaggGAAGTAGAACTGGAAAAAGAGATGATGAgattagaaatagaaagagagagggaaagagaacaaagggaaatggaaatgaaggaaagggaaagagaaagagcattggaaatgaagaaatttgaaattgagcaacaagtgaaattgcgtgagatggaattgactcatgcacagactgttggaaatcgtgaaagggctccctctgaatTTAATTTGGCCAAGAATATTCGActggtgccaaagtttgaagaaaacagagttgatgcatattttgtgtcatttgagaaggtggctgacagtttgaattggccacaggaattttggcccatgctccttcaaagtgtgtttgttggCAAAGCAGctgatgtgtactcatctctctcaaaagagcaatcacgtgactgtgctacagtcaagaaagcagtgttgaatgcttgtgagttggtgccagaggcgtacagacatacgttcagaaattcgtaccgcaaaccaggccagacacatgttgagtttcctcgtgaaaaagaaatgatgtttgataggtggtacagatccctgaaagtagatcaggattttgataacctacgtgaggttgttcccttggaagaattcaaaaagattgttgctttcagtgtgaggtcgcatttggatgatcacaaagtgacaagtttgcataaagcagccttgatggctgatgagtatgagctaACCCACAGAAATAtggagttttcgattgggtgaacgagaaggacgtgccgccgagcgcaaccgtacgtcaaggcgtcacgtctgtacgCTGAGccgctgctaaaacacatttcgatttcgggcgTCACGTCTGGTCAACGTGATGACGTCATGCACCCTTGAATCCCGCGCGCGCGCGCGCCAGCAGCATGTAATGGGGGAAAAATGTCGTCTGCTAATGCCGAGTAAGATAGGGTCTACTTTTATCGTCATGGCGAATCTCCACAGATTTCGAGAAATGGTCCTCCTTGGTTACGCAAACGGAGTAATTGATGACGAGGAGTTTGTACTCTTGTATGACGCCAATAGGCCAGCAAACCTCGATTTCAATTACTCCACTTATGAGGAATTTGATCTCGGGCTTTACAACGATGACGAGTGTAAAGCATATTTCAGGTAAGCAAACAGGTTACTCTCGCGAGGGACATACAGTGCAGCTGTAGTAGGCTATTTTCTACTACACCCTAGcttatatcagggaggtgagtcgACGTCCCTGCTTATATATTGTGCTACCATACcgttttgaattgaattgaattgaattgaattgaattgaatcggaATAGGTTTATACTTCGCAGCCCATCTTAATTGCAGTAGTGTGCTAGTGTCTAGGTCCTATAAAATATGTATTACAGGTGCTGTGGTGGTGCACTGCACTATAGCTAGACATTTCTAACGGGAGTGTAAATAATGTGTAGCTGTGCACAAGTGTACATATAAATGAAAGGTCCTAAATGTAACTATTTGTCTATTTGAAGTCTACATTCTGGCTGTTCTCACTTTGTAACGTTAAAGATATGATTAATAAACATGAGTTTCAGCTTTTATCTTATATACAGAATTACACAATAATTTCAAGTAACTTCATGGCTTAGTTTTTATCTGACCGTTACTATCAACTCAGTCTATACATAATTCTATGTGGAGTACAATAGTTTATAATCATTGGAATAcaggaaattcaacatattgaaattttgatcaaagtccaaaaagaaatgaaatgtgatatttgcTTGATAACAAAACGTCTTGATATTTGAACTAGATTCTAACCTGTTTGATTGAATATCAAACCCTGCAGAAAATACATCGATAACACTTTTTCCCaatatgaaaacatgaatacaCCTGGAATTAGTTGTCTAGACACAAGCTTtcaaattatcattttattagATTCAAAAGGGACGGCATTTTGCACCTGAAAAAAGTCCTGCAGATTCCCGAAAGCATCCAGTGTAGGAATGGCACAAGGGTCAATGGGCTGGAGGCACTTTGCGTCTTGCTGGCACGATTCGCCTACCCTTGCAGATATGGAGATCTGGTCAAGATGTTTGGCCGGAGTGTACCGCAGTTGTGTTTGATCACAAAATACATGATCGATTTTGTGTACAACAACTACGCATATTTGTTGGGGACACTCAATCAGCCATGGTTGTCCCCAGCAAACCTGACCCAGTTTGCTGCTGATGTAACTGAAACGGGTGGAGCTCTGCACAATTGCTGGGGATTCGTGGACGGGACAGTGAGACCGATCTGTCGCCCAAATGAAAACCAACGTGTCGTCTATAATGGGCACAAACGCGTGCATGCAATGAAATACCAGAATGTATCAGCAGCAAACGGCATGATCGCCAACTTGTTTGGACCCATAGAAGGACGGAGGCATGGCAGCTACATGCTCCGTGAGTCTGGTCTCCTCCATGAACTGGAACAGTACTCTCATGATGTGGACGACAACACTTTATGTATCTACGGGGATCCGGCATATCCCATCCGAGTCCATCTACAAAGTCCCTTCAAAGGGAATGCCATCACACCAGAACAGGAAACCTACAATCGGTCGATGAGCAGTGTGCGAATAAGCGTGGAATGGTTGTTTGGGGACATTGTAAATAACTTCAAATTCACAGACTTcaagaaaaatcagaaaatcggtTTGTCAGCAATCGGCAAAATGTACCTAGTATCTGGACTTTTAACCAATGCGCACACTTGTCTTTACGGGAACATAATCTCTAGATTCTTTGGACTGGATCCACCAACACTAATGCAATATTTTCATGGCATGTGAAACATCAGAAACAAGTATTATCAACCGGCTGTAAATGAAGGGAATGTAAATAACTTCTCATTTGTAGTCAATAAGTTGGGAAAGAAAGTTGCTAAGTACAGTAGGCCTCCAACACTGATTACATTGTTTGGTAATAATATGGTGTATAGTGCATAGATAAGGCAAGTACATTGTACGAAATACTAGTCTTCATATTGTTTCTGTGTCATTTTATTTGGTTATTTCTTTGAAGTTTAAAATCCTGGCACTATAACTCGGTTTTGtgaacatcaaaatgaaaatgactgagtAATATATGATAATTGCTACTTTTTTGTACTTCATAACATTTTTCTGAGATTTATGGAGataaagtatacatgtatctctcatCGACAAGCATGTATCGACATGCATGTCGATGGAAATTTGTGAGGGtgtgacatggttagctcactcatttgcatattcatacacattgtacaagAACTGCTTTTTAGAAATgacaaaaacttttgaaattttgctCCCTGTTCTGattcttcaacaatgtcatgaTAACTTCATTCTACTGGAGTAACTGTTGTTAGAGCAGGTCCATTCTTCTGTCCCTCTCTTCGTCTTCTCTtatcctcctctcctcctctcttttcttcctctccttttctctttcctccttctcctttcttctttcttcatctcgcctcctcctttcttcctctctttcctctctttcGCGCCATCTTTCTTCATCTTGTctcctcctttcttcttctctttcttctcgcTCCAGCTTTCATTGCTCTTCTTGTCGTTTACTTTCCATTTCCTCTCTTCTCAGCTGCAACTCTCTGTCTTTCAGATCTCTCTCCATTTCAAGCTTCTTCATTAGGTATTCAGTGGTATCACTGCCTGTATTCCTCCTTTTCCTTGCTCCCTTTGTcctgaaatattaaagaacacAAATTATGCTTTGGTGAAAAATTTAGTAATCCTATTCCAAATTTACATAACCAAGGAAACATTTATTTAAGAACACATGACTGTGCATCACATCATTcgttgcacagctagcacggcttgggaAGCTTAAGTTCTTGAATAGACCCTACACTTctgagcctcttttctcagttcacactttgccagagtgtgtgctttctttctgatatttagataggttttATAGGAGAATTCATTTCAGTTGAGTTCAGACTTCATTTTGAAGCTCAagatctgctctttcagaattcagcctaaaaaaaaaaaaaaaattatatctgatgtctttttattggttttgtgatgcagggtcacatagtTATGCACACAAATGGAAAtttagctgggggggggggggtgctgtgACATAGGGCGGACTCACACTGTGAGATTTTTACTGCGATTCACCCTTTGCGATGTCGCACGACgagaaatcgcacagtgtgaggtTTTCTGCGATACGACAACCGGCGATTTTTGAGCTATCGCAGCCCCTTGCAGAAACTTCAACATGTTCACAATTTATCGCAGGATCAGCGAGATTCTTTGCGATGATGATCGAAAACTTTCAGTGGAGCAAGGCGGTAGAAAAAATACTGGTCAAGATTTGAGTGgatataattcattcattccacATTTGCTTACCGATCTATCTCAACATGACGACGAAGATGAGATGGGGAGGGAGTTCTACAAGGACTTAGAATGCAATCGTGAGTAATTCTACGATGAATATGGGCTTGTCGCGTCCATCGCAGCCATTTTGTCCATACGTAGTCCCATGTATAGAGTTTGACCGAGGGCAGATTAAACAGTCTGTGTGAGGTGGGATGAAACTACCATTTACAACAGATGCCTATTAAACGTTaccctttttatgcctccgccacgaagtggtgccggatgcattatgttttcgggttgtccgtccgtccgtacatACGTCCggacgtacgtccgtccgcattcgtttacgcgataacttgagaaatattgactggaattttaccaaacttgatCCAAGTATGAACTTTGacggggcaattatttgattagattttgggtgaaatcggccaaaggtcaaaggtcaaggtcaaatcatgaaattgtatccgtttacgcgataactcaagactggatcgagtAAATCGTCGGCGAccatccgaaccgtcgtatatgTCAAAATTCGGTAAATTTTTcgaatttcagattttgccGTTTTAAGAAAGCCCAGCACACACTCTTTCTACTCACAAAATTTGGAAAccggattttgtgtttttaaaggtagggaatcccatttgcatgccttaaatgaagagttgtataaatacagtggtatgttgaagagagtatcattttaaaaactcccataaagtattgaaagtggagggttacatttagtacatttttattgactgttagattttgaattgaatttttttcggggctcaccgtaaattccagcacattgctaggctacctttgcagacccatgcacttcatgtgtgtccatcatgtatattttgttaagaaagttcatcaaaacttacaaacatttctatatacattcttgccacacactctatatgttattacatcagctctcatacttttagatttgtgtttatagataaaaagatacagaagactgcaacaaaaaggcttaagtgtggctgacacacagaactactgaatagttgagttttgtgcattattcaaattgtagataactgttgactaccaaatttctcagcagtggcctataaacaagtcccctgtaggttcatatctaatgttttgctgcattttgggaggtctgtaaaaggtatcccctgcctttaaagggatcgtacagttatggttgagacctaatttcaggtttctaacatcttttggtgagataatgagaaatctcttttaaaatgtgaaagagcatgtaattctatgaggaattcaacgtttatttgttgaaaattggttttgaaatggctgagatatcaaaaacgagcgattctaataaaatgtgggacccacactttattacgatcgctttgttttactttgtttttggatgtttcagtcattcaaaacccaattttcttcaaataaactttgaattcctcttaaaagggtatgttctgtactatatcgtaagtgttttctttgtatctcgcaaaaagttaaaaacccaattctcatctccaccaaaactgtactatccctttaatagagaaatttgatatactctctaaaaaaaaatcgagtgaaaattttcactcttgaaggagtgaatacaaaaaagggtgaatttagagtgacattggagtgaatttggagtgaaaatgttcattttcactcgttttagagtgacgtcagggatcactccaaaatcttcgagtgatccctgaggtcactccaaaatgagtgaaaatgaacattttcactcgaaattcactccaatttcactcgaaattcactcttttttatattcactccttcaagagtgaatattttcactcgatttttttttttttagagagtacgtCATTTTGCCTGAACGCGAATTGGCTGAAGGCGTTCATCCGAACCGACGTATCGCTATACGTCGGTTCGGGTGGGCGCGAATCTTCGAGTCGCGTTCAGAGAAGGTGTCGTATAGCAGCCAGAACTGGCAGAAGCAGACGATGGAGCGTCAACCGGACCTTCCCCAGAACCGGTGAGTTTTATAATGAGTAGCTATGAAATCAcgcaatttcaaataaaatgaacagaCCCAAGCAAGTTCTATCCGTAAGATTGTCACTTGTCAAGATAGATACGCAGATTGTCGTGGGTTTTCCAAAATATATCGTTGTGTTGTTAGGTGTAGTCCTGTGTATAGACAAATATGTGGGTACAAAGGGATCCTTTAGTATCCGTATTTAAGTAGTGTTTAAATCATAGACCCTAACGTTAGTCTACAAAACAACGTTTACAATGATCTCGTTGAGTTGGCTTTATGTGCTTATGGTTCTTATATGGACCTCATACGTAGTGGGTGTGGGCAATGCCAAACTGTTAACACTTCAGGGTGAGTTGTTTGGGAATTACCAAAAAAAGTACGAGATTACAAAGCTAAGTATAAGACTAAGAGTAGACGAGCCTAACAAGTTTTACGTAGTCACCAGCCAACAATTTAGAGAAATGCGCTAATCGCTGGTTCATCATTGAGTGTAGGGCCCTACAGTTCTGATGCGA
The sequence above is a segment of the Diadema setosum chromosome 12, eeDiaSeto1, whole genome shotgun sequence genome. Coding sequences within it:
- the LOC140235868 gene encoding uncharacterized protein, translated to MANLHRFREMVLLGYANGVIDDEEFVLLYDANRPANLDFNYSTYEEFDLGLYNDDECKAYFRFKRDGILHLKKVLQIPESIQCRNGTRVNGLEALCVLLARFAYPCRYGDLVKMFGRSVPQLCLITKYMIDFVYNNYAYLLGTLNQPWLSPANLTQFAADVTETGGALHNCWGFVDGTVRPICRPNENQRVVYNGHKRVHAMKYQNVSAANGMIANLFGPIEGRRHGSYMLRESGLLHELEQYSHDVDDNTLCIYGDPAYPIRVHLQSPFKGNAITPEQETYNRSMSSVRISVEWLFGDIVNNFKFTDFKKNQKIGLSAIGKMYLVSGLLTNAHTCLYGNIISRFFGLDPPTLMQYFHGM